Proteins encoded together in one Paramagnetospirillum magnetotacticum MS-1 window:
- a CDS encoding OmpA/MotB family protein — MSKFHKENKEAAEDWLLSYADMITLLMAFFIVLVSMSKIDKNKYEQVQQGMAKDIGLRETKTPLQDLRSEMLGQVTGAGVEDTVDVGRDDKGIVLNLASGTMFKPGSAEVRPEILPLMKEISATLKQERFLNYQIDIQGHTDDTPVRTPQFPSNWDLSAARALSTLKVMNELGIPTNRMKLAALADTAPRVPNRSDTGKAYPENQAINRRVEIHIYPR; from the coding sequence ATGAGCAAGTTCCACAAGGAAAACAAGGAAGCGGCCGAGGACTGGCTGCTGTCCTATGCCGACATGATCACCCTGCTGATGGCCTTCTTCATCGTCCTGGTCTCCATGTCCAAGATCGACAAGAACAAGTACGAGCAGGTGCAGCAGGGCATGGCCAAGGATATCGGCCTGCGCGAGACCAAGACCCCGCTGCAGGACCTGCGTTCCGAAATGCTGGGCCAGGTGACCGGAGCTGGCGTCGAGGATACCGTGGATGTGGGCCGCGACGACAAGGGCATCGTCCTCAATCTGGCCAGCGGCACCATGTTCAAGCCGGGCTCGGCCGAGGTCCGCCCGGAAATCCTGCCCTTGATGAAGGAAATCAGCGCCACGCTGAAGCAGGAGCGCTTCCTCAACTACCAGATCGACATCCAGGGCCATACCGACGACACGCCGGTCCGCACCCCGCAATTTCCCAGCAACTGGGACCTGTCGGCGGCCCGCGCCCTATCGACGCTGAAAGTCATGAACGAGTTGGGCATTCCCACCAACCGTATGAAGCTGGCCGCCCTGGCCGATACCGCGCCGCGCGTTCCCAACCGTAGCGATACTGGCAAGGCCTATCCCGAGAACCAGGCCATCAATCGCCGGGTCGAGATCCATATTTATCCGCGCTAG
- a CDS encoding enoyl-CoA hydratase/isomerase family protein gives MGEETRIDRSGRLGRIVLNRPKVLNALSATQYHQITDCLSQWEIDPDIAVILIEGEGDRAFCAGGDIRMVWDAARRGDHAFNLDVFRTEYRLNRRIHHYPKPYVSLLDGICMGGGAGLSVNGRYRIATERTRFAMPETGIGFFPDVGATHFLNRCPGSVGLYLGLTGRQLGPADCLWAGIATHFVPVERLDELHNALDAAALSSDPTDAVAATLSRFHQPPGDGPLLRHLDTLECCFAMGRLEDVVEGLRRDGGQWAWDTIWDLSGRAPLSLAVTHRQLREGKGMEFDEAISREFRLAWHFLAGHDFLEGIRALVVDKDRRPVWSPSSLAEVDELSVAAYFQMLGDDELPLP, from the coding sequence ATGGGCGAGGAAACACGGATCGACCGGAGCGGCAGGCTGGGCCGGATCGTTCTCAATCGTCCCAAGGTCCTCAATGCCCTGTCTGCCACGCAGTACCATCAAATCACGGATTGCCTCAGTCAGTGGGAGATCGATCCCGACATCGCCGTCATTCTGATCGAGGGCGAGGGGGATCGTGCTTTTTGCGCGGGTGGCGATATCCGCATGGTGTGGGACGCCGCCCGGCGGGGCGATCACGCGTTCAATCTCGACGTGTTTCGCACCGAATACCGTCTGAACCGGCGCATCCATCACTACCCCAAACCTTATGTCAGTCTGCTCGACGGTATCTGCATGGGAGGAGGGGCGGGATTGTCGGTCAACGGGCGCTACCGGATCGCCACAGAACGGACCCGCTTCGCCATGCCCGAGACGGGAATCGGTTTCTTTCCCGATGTGGGCGCCACCCATTTTCTCAACCGCTGTCCCGGTTCGGTGGGGCTGTATCTCGGTCTGACGGGGCGTCAATTGGGGCCTGCGGATTGCCTGTGGGCAGGCATCGCCACCCATTTCGTACCGGTGGAACGGCTGGATGAACTGCACAATGCCTTGGATGCGGCAGCGTTATCTTCCGATCCAACCGATGCAGTCGCGGCCACCTTAAGCCGTTTTCATCAGCCGCCGGGTGACGGGCCGCTTCTCCGGCATCTCGATACGCTCGAGTGCTGCTTCGCGATGGGGCGCCTGGAGGATGTGGTGGAGGGCCTGCGCAGGGACGGCGGCCAATGGGCCTGGGATACCATCTGGGATCTATCGGGCCGGGCGCCCCTCAGTCTGGCGGTCACGCATCGGCAATTGCGCGAAGGCAAGGGGATGGAATTCGACGAAGCCATCTCGCGGGAATTCCGTCTCGCCTGGCACTTCCTGGCGGGTCACGATTTTCTTGAGGGAATCCGGGCTCTGGTCGTAGATAAGGACAGGCGGCCGGTCTGGAGCCCTTCCAGCCTGGCCGAAGTGGACGAATTGTCGGTGGCGGCGTATTTCCAGATGCTGGGCGACGACGAGTTGCCGTTACCGTGA
- a CDS encoding FkbM family methyltransferase → MTEAPLALPPYLGVAQTRYGTMIFPKGDVWVGRSLAVYGEYSEGETALFRQILRAGDTVVEAGANIGGLTLPLAGLVGARGRVLAFEAQRPIHAVLTTNLMLNGLQQVWAERVALGAAAGNIKVPLLDLSRTGNFGGISTGGDVGEDCPLVTLDSYGLQSLKLIKIDVEGAESEVIDGARHTITRTRPVLYVENDRKEKSAALIARILDLGYRLWWHVVPLYSPHNPRGNAENVFGNISSLNMACLPRESGVTFGDGTEILSPDAPPPF, encoded by the coding sequence ATGACCGAAGCGCCCCTTGCCCTGCCGCCCTATCTGGGGGTGGCGCAGACCCGCTATGGCACCATGATTTTCCCCAAGGGCGATGTCTGGGTCGGGCGCTCCCTGGCCGTTTACGGCGAGTATTCCGAGGGCGAGACCGCCTTGTTTCGCCAGATTCTCCGGGCAGGCGACACGGTGGTGGAAGCGGGCGCCAATATCGGTGGCCTGACCCTGCCACTGGCCGGTTTGGTGGGGGCCAGGGGGCGGGTGCTGGCTTTCGAAGCGCAGCGCCCCATCCATGCGGTGCTGACCACCAATCTCATGCTGAACGGTTTGCAGCAGGTCTGGGCCGAGCGCGTTGCTCTGGGAGCCGCGGCGGGCAATATCAAGGTGCCCTTGCTCGATCTGTCGCGGACGGGCAATTTCGGCGGCATCTCCACGGGCGGGGATGTGGGCGAGGACTGCCCGCTGGTGACGCTGGATTCTTATGGGTTGCAGAGTCTGAAGCTGATCAAGATCGACGTTGAAGGCGCCGAATCCGAGGTCATCGATGGTGCGCGCCATACCATCACCCGCACCAGGCCGGTGCTTTACGTGGAAAACGACCGCAAGGAAAAGTCGGCGGCGCTGATCGCCCGTATTCTGGACCTGGGCTATCGGCTGTGGTGGCACGTCGTGCCGCTTTATTCGCCTCATAATCCGCGCGGTAATGCCGAGAACGTGTTCGGCAATATCTCGTCGCTCAACATGGCCTGTCTGCCGCGGGAAAGCGGCGTGACCTTCGGCGACGGCACCGAGATTCTCTCCCCCGACGCGCCGCCGCCGTTCTGA
- a CDS encoding pentapeptide repeat-containing protein, which produces MTRIRSLLCHSAAFSLLTVMLAVPALANDKGVVNPACKAEPENQCAFGELRNANLAGKDLHDGNYDTARLDGANLSGANLRGSSMQVANLSKANLSKANLERVHLHAAQLMGADLTGANLTGAIMTKTFAMGANFKGATLTRTSLQGADFSGATWTDGRICAQGSIGGCK; this is translated from the coding sequence ATGACCAGGATCAGGAGCCTCCTTTGCCACAGCGCCGCCTTCTCACTCCTCACCGTGATGCTGGCTGTACCGGCCTTGGCCAATGACAAGGGCGTGGTCAATCCCGCCTGCAAGGCGGAACCCGAAAATCAGTGCGCTTTTGGCGAACTCCGTAACGCCAATCTGGCGGGAAAGGACCTGCATGACGGCAATTACGACACCGCCCGCCTGGACGGCGCCAATCTGTCGGGGGCCAATCTGAGGGGATCGAGCATGCAGGTTGCCAATTTGAGCAAGGCCAATCTGTCGAAAGCTAATCTGGAGCGCGTCCATCTTCACGCCGCTCAGTTGATGGGGGCCGATCTGACCGGGGCCAACCTGACGGGGGCGATCATGACCAAGACCTTTGCCATGGGTGCTAATTTCAAGGGAGCGACCTTGACCAGAACCTCACTGCAAGGGGCTGATTTCTCGGGGGCAACCTGGACCGACGGACGGATTTGCGCCCAAGGCTCCATCGGTGGCTGCAAGTAG
- a CDS encoding bifunctional enoyl-CoA hydratase/phosphate acetyltransferase: MVEMMENRTFAEIKIGDTASLSRTCSMKDVELFGVATGDLNPTHYSAESAEKFAHHRKVVAHSMWGGSLLSALLGNELPGPGTVYRNQDLEFSAAVEVGDTLTVTVTVTEKSAPSDILMDCKGVNQRGETVFSGRARVAAPSEKLVLPRLELNEVSLRRRHHVFEDIIARCHTLAPISVAVCHPCDQVSLEGPVEAAKLGLIDPILIGPEAKIRSVAKEFNLDITGLRIIDTQHSHESAEKAVAMCRSGEAEALMKGSLHTDEMMHEVASRDKGLRTARRISHVFVMDVPTYPRTLLITDAAINIYPTLEDKADILQNAIELAHVLGVELPKVAILSAVETVYPKINSTIEAAALCKMADRGQITGALLDGPLAFDNAISEEAAKIKKINSPVAGRADILLVPDLEAGNMLAKQLSYLADADAAGIVLGARVPIVLTSRADSAKARLASCAVAVLFAHARRAKGTVAAQ, encoded by the coding sequence ATGGTCGAGATGATGGAAAACCGCACATTCGCCGAGATCAAGATCGGTGATACCGCGAGCCTGTCGCGAACCTGTTCCATGAAGGATGTGGAGCTTTTCGGGGTCGCCACGGGGGATCTCAACCCGACCCATTACAGCGCGGAAAGCGCCGAGAAATTCGCCCATCACCGCAAGGTGGTGGCGCATTCCATGTGGGGCGGCTCGTTGCTCTCGGCTCTCTTGGGCAATGAATTGCCGGGGCCGGGCACCGTCTATCGCAACCAGGACCTGGAATTCTCGGCGGCCGTCGAGGTGGGTGATACCCTGACCGTCACCGTGACGGTGACGGAAAAGAGCGCTCCTTCCGATATCTTGATGGATTGCAAGGGCGTCAACCAGCGGGGCGAGACGGTGTTCTCGGGCCGGGCCCGTGTCGCGGCGCCCAGCGAGAAGCTGGTTCTGCCCCGGTTGGAGCTGAACGAAGTCTCGCTGCGCCGCCGCCATCATGTGTTCGAAGACATCATCGCCCGCTGCCACACCCTGGCGCCCATCTCGGTGGCGGTGTGCCATCCTTGTGACCAGGTGTCGCTGGAAGGCCCGGTGGAGGCGGCCAAGTTGGGACTCATCGACCCGATCCTCATCGGGCCGGAAGCCAAGATCCGTTCGGTGGCCAAGGAGTTCAACCTGGACATCACGGGGTTGCGTATCATCGACACCCAGCATTCCCACGAATCCGCCGAGAAGGCGGTGGCCATGTGCCGTTCGGGTGAGGCCGAGGCCCTGATGAAGGGCTCGTTGCACACCGACGAGATGATGCACGAGGTGGCGTCCAGGGATAAGGGCCTGCGTACGGCGCGGCGCATCAGCCATGTCTTCGTCATGGACGTACCGACCTATCCGCGCACCCTCTTGATCACCGATGCGGCCATCAACATCTATCCGACCCTGGAGGACAAGGCCGACATCTTGCAGAACGCCATCGAACTGGCCCATGTGCTGGGCGTCGAACTGCCCAAGGTGGCCATTCTGTCGGCGGTGGAGACCGTCTATCCCAAGATCAACTCCACCATCGAGGCCGCCGCGCTCTGCAAGATGGCCGATCGCGGCCAGATTACCGGCGCCCTGCTGGACGGTCCGCTGGCCTTTGACAACGCCATCAGCGAGGAAGCCGCCAAGATCAAGAAGATCAATTCGCCGGTGGCTGGGCGTGCCGATATTCTGCTGGTTCCCGATCTGGAGGCTGGCAACATGCTGGCCAAGCAGTTGTCCTATCTGGCCGACGCCGATGCCGCCGGCATCGTGCTGGGCGCCCGGGTGCCCATCGTGCTGACCAGCCGCGCCGACAGCGCCAAGGCCCGTCTGGCGTCTTGCGCCGTCGCCGTCCTGTTCGCCCATGCCCGCCGCGCCAAAGGCACGGTCGCGGCGCAGTAA
- the hemB gene encoding porphobilinogen synthase produces MPFPLRRPLLENRTVPSFLPHAQFPLTRMRRNRRDEWQRRMVAETSLSVADLIWPLFVVEGSGVRQPVASMPGVERLSIDLLVEEARRAADLGIPAIAVFPSVDAALKTPDAAEAANPDNLVCRAVRAVKKAVPGLGIICDVALDPYNSDGHDGLVIDGYVQNDATVEVLCRQAVVQAEAGCDINAPSDMMDGRIKAIREALDSASCDHVRILSYAAKYASAFYGPFRDAVGSNTALKGGDKKTYQMDPANTDEALREVALDLAEGADMVMVKPGLPYLDIVRRVKEAFSVPTLAYQVSGEYAMMKAAALNGWLDWDKVMLESLMAFRRAGADAILTYTAPEAARLLAKK; encoded by the coding sequence ATGCCATTTCCGTTACGCCGCCCCCTGCTGGAGAACCGGACCGTGCCGTCCTTCCTGCCCCACGCCCAATTCCCGCTCACCCGCATGCGCCGCAACCGCCGCGACGAATGGCAGCGCCGCATGGTCGCCGAGACCAGTCTGTCGGTGGCCGATCTGATCTGGCCGCTTTTCGTGGTGGAGGGAAGCGGGGTGCGCCAGCCGGTGGCTTCCATGCCCGGTGTCGAGCGCCTGTCCATCGACCTGCTGGTCGAGGAAGCGCGGCGCGCCGCCGATCTGGGGATTCCCGCCATCGCCGTCTTCCCTTCGGTGGACGCGGCGCTGAAGACCCCCGACGCCGCCGAGGCCGCCAATCCCGACAATCTTGTCTGCCGGGCGGTGCGCGCCGTCAAGAAGGCGGTGCCGGGTCTCGGCATCATCTGCGACGTGGCGCTGGACCCCTATAACAGCGACGGCCATGACGGGCTGGTGATCGACGGCTATGTGCAAAACGACGCCACGGTCGAGGTACTGTGCCGCCAAGCCGTGGTCCAGGCCGAGGCGGGATGCGACATCAACGCGCCTTCGGACATGATGGACGGCCGCATCAAGGCCATCCGCGAGGCTCTGGACAGTGCCAGCTGCGACCATGTGCGTATCCTGTCCTATGCCGCCAAATACGCCTCGGCCTTCTATGGCCCGTTCCGCGACGCGGTGGGGTCCAATACGGCGCTAAAAGGCGGCGACAAGAAGACCTACCAGATGGACCCGGCCAATACGGACGAGGCCCTGCGCGAAGTGGCGCTGGATCTGGCCGAGGGCGCCGACATGGTCATGGTCAAGCCCGGCCTGCCCTATCTGGACATCGTGCGCCGGGTCAAGGAGGCCTTCTCGGTCCCCACCCTGGCCTATCAGGTGTCGGGCGAATACGCCATGATGAAGGCCGCCGCCCTGAACGGCTGGCTGGATTGGGACAAGGTCATGCTGGAAAGCCTGATGGCCTTCCGCCGCGCCGGAGCCGACGCCATCCTCACCTATACCGCCCCCGAGGCCGCCCGCCTGCTGGCCAAGAAATAG
- a CDS encoding O-acetylhomoserine aminocarboxypropyltransferase/cysteine synthase family protein, with the protein MTVTSANPETIVLHAGYRADPATGAVAVPIYQTTSYQFRDTEHAANLFALKELGNIYTRLMNPTTDVLEQRLAALEGGVAALAVASGQAASTFAILNLAQAGDNFVTSTDLYGGTWNLFANTFKQLGIEARFVDPADPEAFVRATDDKTRAWYAETLPNPKLQVFPIAEVAKLAEKIGVPLIVDNTASPVIAKPLSLGAHIVVYSTTKYIGGHGTSIGGAIVDGGTFDWEKHAKRFPLLNEPDPSYHGAVWTQAVKPLGPIAYIIRARVTLLRDIGAAISPFNAFQALQGLETLPLRIREHSRNATAVAEFLAGHHKVAHVIHPSLQDGEYRRRADAVLKGGYGGLLGFELKGGADAGRRFIDALKLFYHVANIGDARSLAIHPASTTHSQLSGDDQLASGVTPGYVRLSIGIEHIDDILADLRQALDAA; encoded by the coding sequence ATGACCGTCACCAGCGCCAATCCCGAGACGATCGTTCTCCATGCCGGCTATCGCGCCGATCCGGCCACCGGTGCCGTCGCGGTTCCCATCTACCAGACCACCTCGTACCAGTTCCGCGACACCGAACATGCCGCCAATCTGTTCGCCCTGAAGGAACTGGGCAACATCTACACCCGCCTGATGAACCCGACCACCGACGTGCTGGAACAGCGCCTTGCCGCCCTGGAAGGCGGAGTCGCGGCCCTGGCGGTAGCCTCGGGTCAGGCGGCATCCACCTTCGCCATTCTGAACCTTGCCCAGGCCGGTGACAACTTCGTCACCTCCACCGACCTTTATGGTGGCACCTGGAACCTGTTCGCCAACACCTTCAAGCAGCTGGGCATCGAGGCCCGTTTCGTCGATCCCGCCGACCCCGAAGCCTTTGTGCGCGCCACCGACGACAAGACCCGGGCCTGGTATGCCGAGACCCTGCCCAACCCCAAGCTACAGGTCTTCCCCATCGCCGAAGTGGCCAAACTGGCTGAGAAGATTGGCGTGCCGCTGATCGTCGACAACACCGCCTCTCCGGTGATCGCCAAGCCGCTCTCGCTCGGCGCCCATATCGTGGTCTACTCCACCACCAAGTATATCGGCGGCCATGGCACCTCGATCGGCGGCGCCATCGTCGATGGCGGCACCTTCGACTGGGAGAAGCATGCCAAGCGCTTCCCGCTCTTGAACGAGCCCGATCCCAGCTATCACGGCGCCGTCTGGACTCAGGCGGTCAAGCCACTGGGCCCCATCGCCTATATCATCCGCGCCCGCGTCACCTTGCTGCGCGATATCGGCGCGGCCATCAGCCCGTTCAACGCCTTCCAGGCGCTGCAGGGCCTGGAAACGCTGCCCCTGCGCATCCGCGAGCACAGCCGCAACGCGACGGCGGTGGCCGAGTTCTTGGCCGGTCATCACAAGGTGGCCCATGTCATTCACCCCTCCCTCCAGGATGGCGAATACCGCCGCCGCGCCGATGCGGTGCTGAAGGGCGGCTATGGCGGGCTGCTGGGCTTCGAGCTGAAGGGCGGAGCCGATGCCGGGCGCCGCTTCATCGATGCTTTGAAGCTGTTCTATCATGTGGCCAATATCGGTGACGCCCGCTCGCTGGCCATCCACCCGGCCAGCACCACGCACTCCCAGTTGTCGGGCGACGACCAGTTGGCTTCGGGTGTGACTCCGGGCTATGTGCGCCTGTCCATCGGCATCGAACATATCGACGATATCCTGGCCGACCTTCGCCAGGCCCTCGACGCCGCTTAA
- a CDS encoding bifunctional acetate--CoA ligase family protein/GNAT family N-acetyltransferase codes for MSTRNLKSLFRPQSIAVVGASTKPKSVGSVVMRNLLKGEFAGPVMPVTPDHASVGGVLAYPDVACLPMAPDLALICTPVAGIPATLRTLGERGTKAACVMTGGLHLTQGEDGTTMLEQALAVARQFDMRLLGPNSMGILVPGIGLNASSSHENVLPGKLAFVSQSGALCTAVLDWARAREIGFSHFIHLGDTEGVDFGDVLDYLGSDPSTRAILLYMESIHERRNFMSAARAAARNKPVLAIKSGRSKEGARAAASHTGALAGSDLVFDAAMRRAGMLRVKDIEEIFGAVETLARSKPMKGKRLAILTNGGGFGVIASDDLAEMGGELAQLPDDVIDKLKAILPPGWTQGNPVDISGDADGDRYVKALNILSESRAVDAVLVMHSPSAVSDPTDVAAAIIKTAKDRPRANVMTCWVGNEAVARGRHLFSGAGIPTYDTPRAAIQAFMHLLEYRKNQDLLMEVPASAPTDFVPDTKRARFLIDEALAKGGGTLNEPEAKAVLESYGIPTVETHVARSPALAGKIAMAMKVPVALKILSPDILHKSDVGGVMLNLEGAFEVEKAAHAMLERVKEVYPQARIDGFTVQTMARRPGAQELICGVATDPVFGPVIMFGQGGIAVEVIADRAMALPPLNMNLAAEVISRTRVSRLLEGYRGRPPANKEAIQLALVQLSQLVVDFPEIVELDINPLFADAQGVLALDARMVVAPAKPGTERLAIRPYPKELEEWFTMTDGRKTLLRPLRPEDEPNHHILVSKLTPEDIRFRFFGLVHELPHSEMARLTQIDYDREMAFIGEIETPEGNKETLGVVRTVTDPDNEAAEFAIVVRSDLKGSGLGKRLLVKMIEYCRSRGTRTIVGQVLKDNPRMLAFVQHLGFLPTRTIDGDIVEVELELQKEHELGPDPTA; via the coding sequence ATGAGCACCCGCAACCTGAAGTCCCTTTTCCGCCCGCAATCCATCGCCGTGGTGGGAGCCTCCACAAAGCCAAAGAGCGTCGGCTCGGTGGTGATGCGCAACCTCCTGAAGGGCGAATTCGCAGGCCCGGTGATGCCGGTGACCCCCGATCACGCCTCGGTTGGGGGCGTTCTTGCCTATCCCGACGTGGCCTGCCTGCCCATGGCGCCCGATCTGGCGCTGATCTGTACACCTGTGGCGGGCATTCCCGCCACGCTTCGGACGCTGGGAGAGCGCGGCACCAAGGCCGCCTGCGTCATGACCGGCGGGCTGCATCTGACCCAGGGCGAAGACGGCACCACCATGCTGGAACAGGCTCTGGCGGTGGCGCGGCAGTTCGACATGCGGCTGCTGGGGCCCAATTCCATGGGCATCCTGGTCCCCGGCATCGGTCTTAACGCCAGTTCGTCCCACGAGAACGTCCTGCCCGGCAAGCTGGCCTTCGTCTCCCAATCCGGGGCGCTGTGTACGGCGGTGCTTGATTGGGCGCGGGCCCGGGAAATCGGCTTTTCCCACTTCATCCATCTGGGCGACACCGAGGGCGTGGATTTCGGCGACGTACTCGACTATCTGGGCAGCGACCCCAGCACGCGCGCCATCCTGCTTTACATGGAATCCATCCATGAGCGGCGCAATTTCATGTCCGCCGCCCGCGCCGCCGCCCGCAACAAGCCCGTTCTCGCCATCAAATCCGGGCGTTCCAAGGAAGGCGCCCGCGCGGCGGCCTCCCATACGGGCGCCCTGGCCGGTTCCGATCTGGTGTTCGACGCGGCCATGCGCCGGGCGGGCATGCTGCGGGTGAAGGATATCGAAGAGATTTTCGGCGCGGTGGAAACCCTGGCCCGCTCCAAGCCCATGAAGGGCAAGCGGTTGGCGATCTTGACCAATGGTGGCGGCTTTGGGGTCATCGCTTCCGACGATCTGGCCGAAATGGGCGGTGAACTGGCCCAGTTGCCCGACGATGTCATCGACAAGCTGAAGGCGATTTTGCCCCCCGGCTGGACCCAGGGAAATCCGGTCGACATCTCGGGCGACGCCGATGGCGACCGCTACGTCAAGGCGTTGAATATACTCTCGGAATCCAGGGCGGTGGACGCGGTTCTGGTCATGCACTCCCCCTCGGCGGTCTCGGACCCCACCGATGTGGCGGCGGCCATCATCAAGACCGCCAAGGACCGCCCGCGCGCCAATGTCATGACCTGCTGGGTGGGCAACGAGGCGGTGGCGCGGGGCCGCCACCTGTTCAGCGGCGCGGGCATTCCCACTTACGACACACCGCGCGCCGCCATCCAGGCCTTCATGCATCTGCTGGAATACCGCAAGAACCAGGACCTGCTGATGGAAGTCCCGGCCTCGGCGCCGACCGACTTCGTGCCCGATACCAAGCGGGCCCGCTTCCTGATCGACGAGGCCCTGGCCAAGGGCGGCGGCACCTTGAACGAGCCCGAGGCCAAGGCGGTTCTGGAATCCTACGGCATCCCCACCGTCGAGACCCATGTGGCGCGCAGCCCCGCCTTGGCGGGCAAGATCGCCATGGCCATGAAGGTGCCGGTGGCGTTGAAGATTCTATCGCCCGACATCTTGCACAAGTCGGATGTGGGCGGCGTCATGCTGAACCTGGAAGGCGCCTTCGAGGTCGAGAAGGCCGCCCATGCCATGCTGGAGCGCGTCAAGGAGGTCTATCCCCAGGCCCGCATCGACGGATTCACCGTGCAAACCATGGCGCGGCGCCCCGGCGCCCAGGAACTGATCTGCGGCGTCGCAACCGATCCGGTCTTCGGCCCCGTCATCATGTTCGGCCAGGGCGGTATCGCCGTGGAAGTCATCGCCGACAGGGCCATGGCCTTGCCGCCGCTGAACATGAATCTGGCCGCCGAGGTGATCTCGCGTACCCGCGTGTCGCGCCTGCTTGAAGGCTATCGTGGCCGCCCCCCGGCCAATAAGGAAGCCATCCAGCTTGCCCTGGTGCAGTTGTCCCAACTGGTGGTCGATTTCCCCGAGATCGTCGAACTCGACATCAATCCGCTCTTCGCCGATGCCCAAGGCGTGCTGGCCCTGGACGCCCGCATGGTGGTGGCCCCCGCCAAGCCGGGCACCGAGCGCCTCGCCATCCGTCCTTACCCCAAGGAACTGGAGGAATGGTTCACCATGACCGACGGGCGCAAGACCCTGCTGCGCCCGCTGCGGCCCGAGGATGAGCCCAACCACCACATCCTGGTCTCCAAACTGACGCCCGAGGATATCCGCTTCCGCTTCTTCGGCCTGGTGCACGAACTGCCCCATTCGGAAATGGCGCGCCTGACCCAGATCGACTACGACCGCGAAATGGCCTTCATCGGTGAGATCGAGACGCCCGAGGGCAACAAGGAAACGCTCGGCGTGGTGCGCACCGTCACCGACCCCGACAATGAGGCCGCCGAATTCGCCATCGTGGTGCGCTCGGACCTCAAAGGATCTGGCCTGGGCAAGCGCCTGCTGGTCAAGATGATCGAATACTGCCGTTCGCGTGGTACCCGCACCATCGTGGGCCAGGTCCTCAAGGACAACCCGCGCATGCTGGCCTTCGTGCAGCATCTGGGCTTCCTGCCCACCCGGACCATCGACGGCGACATCGTCGAGGTGGAACTGGAACTGCAAAAGGAACACGAACTGGGCCCCGACCCCACGGCTTAG
- a CDS encoding DUF6898 family protein, protein MKPDINAAEVLFEFIRLGNAVKVTVFHVPTLTEISIVGPRTASQAHLKLLGLKRLEYVLNKRRQGEA, encoded by the coding sequence ATGAAGCCGGATATCAATGCGGCGGAAGTGCTGTTCGAGTTCATCCGCCTGGGCAATGCGGTCAAGGTGACGGTCTTTCACGTCCCCACCTTGACGGAAATTTCCATCGTCGGCCCCCGGACGGCCAGCCAGGCGCATCTGAAGCTGTTGGGCCTAAAGCGCCTGGAATACGTGCTGAACAAGCGGCGTCAGGGCGAAGCGTGA
- a CDS encoding motility protein A, producing MSLPTVIGFTLSLLLIIGSILELTTNFKIFLHLSGLLMVIGGTLAAANVGFEARYVKQALGNIKAIFFSPKMARGMLTNEVARVIRWGYLLQKSGIQALESDVKSLKGQDAFLAYGVGLVVSGYTGEEVRHMLDNQVETAFQRHTVSVEILKYMASNAPAFGMMATLVGLVVMLDNMGDDPSKLGAGMAVGLLGTLYGVLFARLILMPAAEKAHQRESIIRFRNMLVAEGLVMLAERRSPRFIQDAMNSYLDPAIHFDIDKAPKK from the coding sequence ATGTCGCTGCCTACAGTCATCGGCTTCACGCTCAGCCTGCTGCTGATCATCGGCTCGATTCTCGAACTGACGACCAACTTCAAGATCTTCCTGCACCTCTCGGGCCTGCTGATGGTGATCGGCGGCACGCTGGCCGCCGCCAATGTGGGCTTCGAGGCCCGCTACGTGAAGCAGGCGCTGGGCAATATCAAGGCCATCTTCTTCTCGCCCAAGATGGCGCGCGGCATGCTGACCAACGAGGTGGCCCGCGTCATCCGCTGGGGCTATCTGCTGCAAAAGAGCGGTATTCAGGCTCTGGAAAGCGATGTGAAGAGCCTGAAGGGCCAGGACGCCTTCCTGGCCTATGGCGTCGGTCTGGTGGTCTCGGGCTATACGGGCGAGGAAGTGCGCCACATGCTGGACAATCAGGTTGAAACCGCGTTCCAGCGCCACACTGTCTCGGTGGAAATTCTCAAATACATGGCCAGCAACGCCCCGGCCTTCGGCATGATGGCCACCCTGGTGGGTCTGGTGGTCATGCTCGACAATATGGGCGACGACCCGTCCAAACTGGGCGCTGGCATGGCGGTGGGTCTGCTGGGCACGCTGTACGGCGTGCTCTTCGCCCGCCTGATCCTGATGCCGGCGGCAGAAAAGGCCCATCAGCGCGAATCCATCATCCGGTTCCGCAACATGCTGGTGGCCGAAGGACTGGTCATGCTGGCCGAGCGGCGCAGCCCCCGCTTCATTCAGGACGCCATGAACTCCTATCTCGACCCCGCCATCCACTTCGACATCGACAAGGCGCCGAAGAAGTAG